One Anaerolineae bacterium DNA segment encodes these proteins:
- a CDS encoding threonine--tRNA ligase: MENGRQERVRHSLAHVMAEAVLSLFPEAKLGIGPAIDTGFYYDFDLPRPLTPEDLQEVERRMRRILEEGRRFQRRELSRAEAEQLFADQPYKLELIADLPEDEPISTYTQGGFVDLCRGPHVESTSDIDPRAFKLLSIAGAYWHGDERRPMLQRIYGTAWETEEELEAYLKRLEEIERRDHRRLGRELDIFSIDPDIGAGLVLWHPNGAIIRHQIERFWVDEHLKRGYQLVYTPHIASERIYQISGHLETYADSMYAPMEIEGQPYRVKPMNCPAHVRIFQSRTRSYRDLPIRYAELGTVYRFERSGTLHGMLRVRGFTQDDSHIFCRPDQLEAEVHGVLDLTFYMMDTFGYTYKAYLATRPEKSIGSDEQWEFATQALRQVLEDRGMDYEVDEGGGVFYAPKIDIKLWDAVGREWQGPTCQVDLNEPERFDITYVGDDGREHRVVMVHRTVLGSMERFVGGLIEHYAGAFPVWLAPTQVVVIPIADRHVDYAGDVTQSLRAAGLRARLDDSPERMNAKIRRAQLERVPYMLVVGDREAEAGAVAVRLRSGEDLGAMPLTDFQEMVLEADRKRVRV; the protein is encoded by the coding sequence ATGGAGAACGGCAGACAGGAGAGGGTGCGACACTCGCTGGCGCACGTGATGGCAGAGGCGGTACTCAGCCTCTTCCCTGAGGCGAAGCTGGGCATCGGGCCGGCCATTGACACCGGCTTCTACTACGACTTCGACCTGCCCCGGCCGCTGACCCCAGAAGACCTGCAGGAGGTGGAGCGGCGAATGCGTCGCATTCTGGAGGAGGGGCGCCGCTTCCAGCGCCGCGAGTTGTCGCGGGCTGAAGCCGAGCAGCTATTCGCCGATCAGCCCTACAAACTGGAGTTGATCGCCGATCTCCCCGAGGATGAGCCTATCTCCACGTACACCCAGGGCGGTTTCGTGGACTTGTGCCGCGGGCCGCACGTGGAGTCCACTAGCGACATAGACCCTCGGGCCTTCAAGCTGCTATCCATCGCTGGTGCCTACTGGCACGGGGACGAACGGCGGCCCATGCTGCAGCGCATCTACGGTACCGCCTGGGAGACGGAAGAGGAGCTGGAGGCCTACCTCAAGCGCCTGGAGGAGATCGAGCGCCGCGATCACCGGCGGCTGGGGCGCGAGCTGGACATCTTCTCCATAGACCCCGACATCGGCGCAGGGTTGGTGCTCTGGCACCCCAACGGGGCCATCATCAGGCACCAGATCGAGCGCTTCTGGGTGGACGAGCACCTGAAGCGGGGATATCAACTGGTCTACACCCCGCACATCGCCAGCGAGCGCATCTACCAGATCTCGGGCCACCTGGAGACCTACGCCGATAGCATGTACGCCCCGATGGAGATAGAAGGGCAGCCCTATCGGGTGAAGCCGATGAACTGCCCGGCCCACGTCCGCATCTTCCAGTCGCGCACTCGCTCCTACCGGGACCTGCCCATCCGGTATGCCGAACTGGGCACGGTGTACCGATTCGAGCGCAGCGGTACGCTGCACGGAATGCTCAGGGTGCGCGGGTTCACCCAGGATGACTCTCACATCTTCTGCCGACCCGACCAACTGGAGGCCGAGGTACACGGTGTGCTCGACCTCACTTTCTACATGATGGACACCTTCGGCTACACGTACAAGGCCTATCTCGCCACTCGCCCGGAGAAGTCCATAGGGAGCGACGAGCAGTGGGAATTCGCCACTCAGGCCCTCCGCCAGGTGCTGGAGGACCGGGGCATGGACTATGAGGTGGATGAGGGTGGCGGCGTGTTCTATGCCCCCAAGATAGACATCAAGCTCTGGGACGCGGTGGGGCGGGAGTGGCAAGGGCCCACTTGCCAGGTAGATCTGAATGAGCCGGAGCGGTTCGACATAACCTACGTCGGCGACGACGGCCGCGAGCACCGGGTGGTGATGGTGCACCGTACTGTCTTAGGCTCGATGGAGCGGTTCGTGGGCGGGCTCATCGAGCACTACGCGGGGGCGTTTCCGGTGTGGCTGGCTCCCACCCAGGTGGTGGTGATACCCATCGCCGACCGGCATGTGGACTACGCCGGCGACGTGACTCAGAGCTTGCGGGCCGCGGGGCTGAGGGCGCGGCTGGACGACTCGCCCGAGCGGATGAACGCCAAGATCCGAAGGGCCCAGCTCGAGCGGGTGCCCTACATGCTGGTGGTGGGAGATCGGGAGGCCGAGGCCGGGGCGGTGGCGGTGCGGCTGCGGAGCGGCGAGGACCTGGGGGCGATGCCCCTGACCGATTTCCAGGAGATGGTTCTAGAGGCCGACCGCAAGCGAGTTCGGGTCTGA
- a CDS encoding polyprenol monophosphomannose synthase, whose amino-acid sequence MPVAVVIPTYNERENIVPLIEGILALPLPSQVIVVDDNSPDGTGELVDSVSARAPGVEAIHRPAKLGLGTAHIAGIRRALQRDCDPIITMDADFSHHPRYIPDLVAAMDECDLCIGSRYVSGGSTLHCTLPRRFLSRGANAFARVMLGLHAHDCTAGFRCYRGEALRRVPLDAIFSDGYSFLIEMLYLCQRNGARVGEVPIVFENRRRGRSKISRREIAAAMYTVVRLAARRMEAGWR is encoded by the coding sequence ATGCCCGTAGCCGTGGTGATTCCCACCTACAACGAGCGCGAGAACATCGTCCCTCTCATTGAGGGCATCCTGGCCTTGCCCTTGCCCTCTCAGGTCATTGTGGTGGACGACAACTCGCCGGACGGCACCGGAGAGCTGGTGGACTCCGTATCGGCCAGAGCCCCCGGGGTGGAAGCCATCCACCGACCCGCCAAGCTGGGCTTGGGCACGGCTCACATCGCCGGCATCCGCAGAGCCCTGCAGCGGGATTGCGACCCCATCATCACCATGGACGCGGACTTCTCCCACCACCCCCGCTACATACCCGATCTGGTGGCGGCCATGGATGAGTGCGACCTCTGCATCGGCTCCCGGTACGTCAGCGGAGGCAGTACCCTGCACTGCACCCTTCCCCGCCGGTTCCTCAGCCGGGGCGCCAATGCCTTCGCCCGGGTGATGCTGGGCCTACATGCCCACGACTGCACCGCTGGATTCCGCTGCTATCGCGGCGAGGCGCTCCGACGGGTGCCTCTGGACGCCATATTCTCCGACGGCTACTCGTTTCTCATAGAGATGCTGTACCTGTGCCAACGCAACGGGGCCAGGGTGGGGGAAGTGCCCATCGTGTTCGAGAACCGGCGCCGAGGCAGGTCGAAGATCTCCCGGCGGGAAATCGCCGCCGCCATGTACACCGTCGTCCGCCTAGCCGCCAGGAGAATGGAAGCCGGATGGCGCTAA
- a CDS encoding DUF4349 domain-containing protein: MKRGNLLFLVILLALAASVLISCGSASAPAQKPVEQADSSFGVAREVAPALPTQVPAPVEMPRQPAMGEAFIPAAEDRMIIRTGEIVGRFQDVREAVEEAQSLVQGAGGYVVTSNVWASGDDLNANMSVRVPAERFDDMMESLAGLAAKVERTSTSGDDVTEEYYDLEARLRALRATEEQLLLLLEDVRERMETAEDILAVYRELQNIQSQIEQHEGRRQFLERMVAMSTINLTLLAVEAEAPVISGTWNPMSTLRSALRALTDTGQFLLDALIWIVFYLVPVLAVMLIPLVLLIVGIKAVVRGRAARRASASGQGETPAT; encoded by the coding sequence ATGAAACGAGGCAACTTGCTGTTTCTTGTGATACTGCTGGCACTGGCCGCAAGCGTGCTCATCTCGTGCGGGTCGGCGTCGGCCCCCGCTCAGAAGCCGGTCGAGCAGGCGGACTCGTCGTTCGGGGTGGCTAGGGAGGTGGCTCCTGCGCTCCCGACTCAGGTGCCGGCGCCAGTCGAGATGCCCCGGCAACCCGCCATGGGTGAGGCTTTCATCCCGGCGGCGGAAGACCGCATGATCATCCGTACCGGGGAGATAGTGGGCCGCTTCCAGGACGTCCGGGAGGCGGTCGAGGAGGCTCAGTCCCTGGTGCAGGGGGCTGGGGGGTACGTTGTCACCTCCAACGTGTGGGCCAGCGGCGACGACCTGAACGCCAACATGAGCGTCAGAGTGCCGGCCGAACGGTTCGACGACATGATGGAGTCACTAGCGGGGCTGGCAGCCAAGGTGGAGCGCACTAGCACCAGTGGTGACGACGTGACCGAAGAGTACTACGACTTGGAGGCCCGGCTCAGGGCCTTGCGGGCGACCGAGGAGCAGTTGCTGCTGCTTCTCGAGGACGTGCGCGAGCGCATGGAGACGGCCGAGGACATCCTGGCGGTGTACCGAGAGCTGCAGAACATCCAGTCGCAGATTGAGCAACATGAAGGCAGGCGCCAGTTCCTGGAGCGGATGGTTGCCATGTCCACCATCAACCTCACCCTGCTGGCCGTGGAGGCCGAAGCTCCGGTCATATCCGGCACCTGGAACCCCATGTCTACCTTGCGCTCTGCTCTGCGTGCCCTCACTGACACGGGGCAGTTCCTGCTGGACGCACTGATCTGGATCGTCTTCTACCTAGTTCCCGTGCTGGCAGTCATGCTCATCCCGCTTGTCCTCCTGATCGTGGGCATCAAGGCAGTGGTGCGAGGTCGAGCCGCTCGACGGGCCTCGGCCAGTGGCCAGGGAGAAACGCCGGCTACCTAA
- the gatB gene encoding Asp-tRNA(Asn)/Glu-tRNA(Gln) amidotransferase subunit GatB gives MEVHVQLTTASKMFCGCSADYASAPPNTLTCPVCLGLPGALPVINRRAVEFAIMTGLALNCRVPHLTKWDRKNYPYPDLPKGYQISQYDMPVTRGGWLLVRSEGIERRVGIRRAHLEEDTGKLVHAGGRSYVDFNRSGVPLLEIVSEPDLRSAEEARQYLVQLRTILRYLGVSTGNMEEGAMRCEANISLRPVGTTGLPATYVEVKNLNSFRAVKAALEYEIERQARVLDSGGQVERVTVGWDEARGVTVVQRTKEEAHDYRYFPEPDLPALEVGRDWVEELRERLPELPDARAERLSRQYGLSAYDAAVLTEERELADYYEDAVATAGDAGRAKALANWITGPLFRLMNLASVSIGEVKVRPGQLAELADLVERGVVNLTTGRQVLQDMFERGVPASAIIREKGLAQITDESRLEELAREAVASNPRAVEDYRAGKTQAVKFLLGQVMRATGGQASPQAVEEILRRILEQ, from the coding sequence ATGGAGGTGCACGTCCAGCTCACGACTGCCTCCAAGATGTTCTGCGGGTGTAGCGCTGACTATGCCTCCGCCCCGCCCAACACGCTCACGTGCCCGGTGTGTCTGGGCCTCCCGGGAGCCCTTCCCGTGATCAACCGCAGGGCGGTGGAGTTCGCCATCATGACCGGGCTGGCGCTGAACTGCCGGGTGCCTCACCTCACCAAGTGGGATCGGAAGAACTACCCCTATCCTGATCTTCCCAAGGGATACCAGATCTCTCAATACGACATGCCGGTGACCCGTGGCGGCTGGTTGCTGGTGCGCTCGGAGGGCATCGAGCGACGCGTTGGCATCCGGAGGGCACATCTAGAGGAAGACACCGGCAAGTTGGTACACGCTGGGGGCCGAAGCTACGTGGACTTCAACCGTTCTGGCGTGCCGCTCTTGGAGATCGTGAGCGAGCCGGACCTGCGCTCGGCGGAGGAGGCGCGCCAGTACTTGGTACAACTGCGTACCATTCTGCGGTACTTGGGGGTGAGCACGGGCAACATGGAAGAGGGGGCCATGCGGTGCGAGGCCAACATCTCCCTGCGGCCCGTGGGAACCACTGGCCTTCCCGCTACCTACGTCGAGGTCAAGAACCTGAACAGCTTCCGGGCGGTGAAGGCGGCCTTGGAGTACGAGATCGAGCGCCAGGCCCGGGTGCTCGACAGCGGAGGGCAGGTGGAGCGGGTCACCGTAGGCTGGGACGAGGCCCGCGGGGTGACCGTGGTCCAGCGCACCAAGGAGGAAGCGCACGACTACCGCTACTTCCCCGAGCCGGACCTCCCTGCCCTGGAGGTGGGAAGAGATTGGGTGGAGGAGCTGCGTGAGCGGCTCCCCGAGCTCCCCGACGCTCGAGCGGAGCGGCTGTCCCGCCAGTACGGCCTGTCCGCCTACGACGCTGCCGTGCTCACGGAGGAGCGGGAACTGGCGGATTACTACGAGGACGCCGTGGCGACGGCGGGCGATGCGGGGCGGGCCAAGGCCCTGGCCAACTGGATCACGGGGCCGTTGTTCCGGCTGATGAACCTGGCCAGTGTGTCCATCGGAGAGGTGAAGGTGCGTCCGGGGCAACTGGCCGAACTGGCCGACCTGGTGGAGCGGGGGGTGGTGAACCTCACCACCGGCCGCCAGGTGCTGCAGGACATGTTCGAGAGGGGGGTGCCGGCCTCGGCCATCATTCGAGAGAAGGGGCTGGCCCAGATCACCGACGAGAGTCGGCTGGAGGAACTGGCGCGGGAGGCGGTGGCGAGCAACCCGAGAGCGGTGGAGGACTACCGCGCCGGCAAGACGCAAGCGGTGAAGTTCCTGTTGGGCCAGGTCATGCGAGCTACTGGCGGTCAGGCAAGCCCGCAAGCGGTGGAAGAGATACTCAGGCGGATCCTAGAGCAGTAA
- a CDS encoding Glu/Leu/Phe/Val dehydrogenase codes for MEGNGEANLNAYQMALEQLDEAVAHLDLKKGIVEVLRRPKRELTVNFPVLMDDGEVRVFTGYRVHHSTVPGPSKGGLRYHPKVDLDEIRAMAMWMTWKCAVVNIPYGGAKGGVVVDPRELSERELERLTRRYATEISILMSPDGDIPAPDVNTNPKVMAWIMDTYSMHRGYTTPAVVTGKPVEVGGSQGRLMATGRGVAFCAAQVLERLGMRREGATVALQGFGNVGSSTALHLHQLGCKIRAVSDVYGGVFDGDGIDIPALYAYARETGTVKDFPGCQPITNAELLSLDCDVLVPAALEGQITARNADAVRARVIVEGANGPTTPDADRILAEKGVVVVPDILANAGGVTVSYFEWVQGLQFLFWEEDEINARLERIMGRSFSEVWRMAKEKEVSLRLSALMLAVQRVHDATLIRGIYP; via the coding sequence ATGGAAGGCAATGGCGAGGCGAATCTGAACGCTTACCAGATGGCGCTGGAGCAACTCGACGAAGCAGTGGCTCACCTCGATCTCAAGAAGGGCATTGTGGAGGTACTGCGACGTCCGAAGCGGGAGCTGACGGTCAACTTCCCCGTCCTGATGGACGATGGCGAAGTGCGCGTCTTCACCGGGTATCGGGTGCATCACTCCACCGTGCCGGGGCCCTCTAAGGGCGGGCTGAGGTACCACCCCAAAGTGGACCTGGATGAGATCCGGGCCATGGCCATGTGGATGACGTGGAAGTGCGCCGTGGTCAACATCCCCTACGGTGGGGCCAAGGGTGGGGTAGTCGTGGACCCGCGGGAATTGTCCGAGCGGGAACTGGAGCGACTCACTCGGCGCTACGCCACCGAGATTAGCATCCTCATGAGCCCCGATGGCGACATCCCGGCGCCGGACGTGAACACTAACCCCAAGGTGATGGCCTGGATCATGGACACCTACTCCATGCATCGGGGCTACACCACGCCGGCGGTGGTGACAGGGAAGCCAGTGGAGGTGGGCGGGTCACAGGGTCGGCTCATGGCCACTGGACGAGGGGTGGCCTTCTGTGCGGCCCAGGTCCTGGAGCGACTGGGCATGCGCAGGGAGGGGGCGACTGTGGCCCTGCAGGGCTTCGGCAACGTGGGCAGCTCCACCGCCCTACACCTGCACCAGCTTGGCTGCAAGATCCGTGCGGTGAGCGATGTCTACGGGGGCGTGTTTGATGGAGATGGCATAGACATCCCGGCGCTATATGCTTACGCTCGAGAGACGGGAACCGTCAAGGACTTTCCGGGGTGCCAGCCCATCACCAATGCCGAGTTGCTGTCCCTGGATTGCGACGTCCTGGTTCCCGCAGCACTGGAAGGACAGATTACTGCCCGCAACGCCGATGCCGTGCGAGCCCGGGTGATCGTCGAGGGTGCCAATGGGCCGACCACTCCCGACGCGGACCGCATCTTAGCCGAGAAGGGTGTGGTGGTGGTCCCTGACATCCTGGCCAACGCTGGCGGAGTGACGGTGTCCTACTTCGAGTGGGTCCAGGGTCTGCAGTTCCTGTTCTGGGAAGAAGACGAGATCAACGCTCGCCTGGAGAGGATCATGGGCCGATCCTTCTCGGAGGTGTGGCGGATGGCTAAGGAGAAGGAGGTCTCGCTCCGGCTATCGGCCCTCATGCTGGCGGTGCAGCGAGTGCACGACGCCACTCTGATCCGCGGCATCTACCCTTAG
- a CDS encoding DUF4129 domain-containing protein — translation MDRDRLSASGVAVPILLVLAALDVALALYEAGWGPGLSMLPWLLMGSVLFSVFLVRSALAHWALHVASGAVGFLATVVGTAHFVFPQLRLGDAVQLTMYRLGAWAETVRLGLPSQDSLPFTFILALSLWMAFHFSTWLIYRAGRVWWAVVAPAIALMLTTYYSPDTGHGYVVIYAFCALLLIVRVSVQGLTDDWRRARIPHDRTVGEDFIVDAAYIVAAVLIIAWLLPPAALEQRAANLWVRFERPWRQVQQRWTELFPTQGGTASSAQTGLYGDSLVMGGPVRLGPEELYEVSGGPPSRMQGMIYDLYDGRQWWSTASSIGLLEPGDFPASEAFLGRVFVDQAIRVLRDTRALLAAPAPKWFDLPVKSEHVSFASQPGVNELDIYAATSRRVLAAGEMYRAMSAVSVATKEELRRAGSYYPSWLPDAYLNLPASLPQRVRDLAAEITAEASNPYDKAEAIEAYLRQLDYNTEVAAPPPGRDAVDYFLFDSREGYCNYFSSAMAVMARSVGIPARVAAGYAPGAYDAERDLYVLSASGAHAWPQLYFPRYGWVDFEPTPSQALVARPEPVLPEEETERPRPTVEPGGLDQYPPEDLEMLGGGGALNYVPPQDTPRWPLATGMALLLVAGSVLVFWYWPRRNMSAAERVYSDLVTAARLLGVRPRAYETPLEYAERVSRRIPDVSPEVDQIVRGFCVSRYGSRRIASPEDAVAMRAAWHRVLRAIGRAVPQRLSGQAA, via the coding sequence GTGGATCGAGACCGTCTGAGCGCGTCTGGGGTGGCAGTGCCGATACTGCTGGTGCTTGCGGCCCTGGACGTAGCACTGGCTCTGTACGAAGCTGGCTGGGGGCCCGGCCTGTCCATGCTGCCTTGGCTGCTCATGGGGTCGGTGCTGTTCAGCGTATTCCTGGTTCGCTCGGCGCTGGCGCACTGGGCGCTTCACGTGGCCTCTGGAGCGGTGGGTTTCCTGGCCACTGTTGTTGGGACGGCACACTTCGTCTTTCCCCAGCTGAGGCTTGGCGATGCCGTTCAGCTGACGATGTACCGGCTGGGAGCCTGGGCAGAGACGGTGCGTCTGGGCCTTCCCTCTCAGGACTCTTTGCCCTTCACGTTCATACTGGCTCTCTCGCTCTGGATGGCGTTCCACTTCAGCACCTGGCTCATCTATCGCGCCGGCAGGGTTTGGTGGGCGGTAGTGGCGCCGGCCATCGCGCTGATGCTCACTACGTACTATTCGCCGGACACCGGCCATGGATACGTGGTGATCTATGCCTTCTGCGCCCTGCTACTGATTGTACGCGTGTCGGTTCAGGGCCTGACGGACGACTGGCGCAGGGCGCGGATTCCCCACGACCGGACCGTGGGCGAGGACTTCATCGTGGATGCTGCCTACATCGTGGCGGCTGTGCTCATTATTGCCTGGCTCCTGCCCCCAGCGGCCCTCGAGCAGAGAGCGGCCAACCTGTGGGTCCGATTCGAGCGTCCCTGGCGGCAGGTGCAGCAGCGGTGGACGGAGCTCTTTCCCACCCAGGGCGGCACCGCCTCTTCGGCCCAGACGGGCCTGTACGGCGACTCGCTGGTGATGGGCGGGCCGGTGCGGCTGGGCCCGGAGGAGCTGTACGAGGTCTCGGGAGGCCCGCCCAGCCGCATGCAGGGTATGATCTACGATCTCTACGATGGGCGGCAGTGGTGGTCCACAGCGTCGTCCATAGGGCTGCTGGAGCCGGGTGACTTCCCCGCCTCAGAGGCGTTCCTGGGCCGGGTGTTCGTGGACCAGGCCATCCGAGTGCTGCGTGACACCCGGGCCCTCCTCGCGGCGCCTGCGCCCAAGTGGTTCGATCTTCCGGTGAAGAGCGAGCACGTCTCCTTCGCTTCGCAGCCCGGCGTGAATGAACTGGACATCTATGCCGCCACTTCACGGCGGGTGTTGGCAGCGGGTGAGATGTATCGGGCTATGTCGGCTGTGAGCGTAGCCACCAAGGAGGAACTACGCCGGGCAGGGAGCTACTACCCCAGCTGGCTTCCTGACGCCTACCTGAACCTGCCCGCTTCGCTTCCGCAGCGGGTGCGCGACCTGGCCGCAGAGATCACCGCGGAGGCGTCTAACCCCTACGACAAGGCCGAGGCGATCGAGGCCTACTTGCGCCAGCTAGACTACAACACGGAGGTCGCGGCGCCGCCACCCGGTCGGGACGCGGTGGACTACTTCCTGTTTGACTCACGTGAGGGCTACTGCAACTACTTCTCCTCGGCCATGGCGGTGATGGCCCGCAGCGTTGGCATACCGGCCCGCGTGGCGGCAGGCTATGCCCCCGGCGCCTACGATGCGGAGCGAGACTTGTACGTCCTGAGCGCGTCAGGCGCTCATGCCTGGCCTCAGCTCTACTTCCCCCGCTATGGCTGGGTGGATTTCGAGCCCACCCCTTCGCAGGCGCTGGTCGCCCGGCCGGAGCCCGTGCTTCCAGAAGAGGAGACCGAGCGACCACGGCCCACGGTAGAGCCGGGAGGATTGGATCAGTATCCCCCGGAGGACCTGGAGATGCTCGGTGGCGGGGGAGCACTGAACTACGTTCCGCCCCAGGATACCCCGCGCTGGCCTCTGGCCACGGGAATGGCGCTGCTGCTGGTGGCTGGATCGGTCTTGGTGTTCTGGTACTGGCCTCGTCGGAACATGAGTGCGGCCGAGCGGGTTTACAGCGACCTGGTAACGGCGGCGCGGCTTCTGGGGGTGCGCCCGCGGGCGTACGAGACTCCCCTGGAGTATGCTGAGAGGGTCTCGCGCCGAATCCCTGACGTGAGTCCGGAGGTGGACCAGATCGTGAGGGGATTCTGCGTCTCGCGTTACGGGTCGAGGCGGATAGCATCGCCGGAGGACGCGGTGGCCATGCGGGCGGCATGGCACCGGGTGCTGCGGGCCATCGGGCGGGCAGTGCCCCAGAGGCTGAGCGGGCAGGCTGCTTGA
- a CDS encoding S1 RNA-binding domain-containing protein yields MQLEVRERKGQWSMQQEEMAGREPSETTIEHSAAEEELTPRVAEKANGSEEPPEPAPQLEAEGSETVGPSVIAGEQEAEAPPRTAPQPDFEPVVREDGGEGQAVEKTAVAPEALQQEDFELPVGEDEDGKGEQEAEAKAEEKAEPATMAELMEEALDELPRFRRGDFVRGTIISKGPDEILIDIGAKSEGVVAGRELERMGQAAVDALKEGDEVLACVLRPADREGRVLLSLTRAQLEKDWRKVEQLHQAGEPIERTVSGSNKGGVIVRLGRVRGFVPASQLSREHRAMAPARSEEGEEADGEDRWSYLIGEKLLLKVVEVDRRRNRLILSERAAGREWRRQRKEELIEELRPGQVVEGRVSTLCSFGAFVDLGGADGLVHLSELAWQHVKHPSEVLQVGQQVKVQVLSVDKERSRIGLSIKRLQPEPWETVGDRYSTGQLVEGTVTKLTDFGAFAQLEDGIEGLIHVSELSDRRVSHPNEVVQEGDKVTLRIIRVEPERRRIGLSLKRVTDPDYLGMDWQFAEELEDWDVDLDGDS; encoded by the coding sequence ATGCAGCTAGAAGTCCGTGAGCGCAAGGGGCAGTGGTCTATGCAGCAGGAAGAGATGGCCGGTCGTGAGCCTTCTGAGACGACGATCGAGCACAGTGCAGCCGAGGAGGAACTCACGCCGCGCGTCGCTGAAAAGGCGAATGGGAGCGAAGAGCCACCCGAGCCTGCGCCTCAGCTGGAGGCAGAGGGTTCAGAGACCGTCGGGCCTTCGGTGATTGCCGGAGAGCAGGAAGCTGAGGCCCCCCCTAGGACAGCGCCGCAGCCGGACTTCGAACCTGTCGTCAGGGAGGACGGCGGAGAGGGGCAAGCGGTTGAGAAGACCGCAGTGGCCCCTGAGGCTCTGCAGCAAGAGGATTTCGAGCTTCCTGTCGGTGAAGACGAAGACGGCAAGGGCGAGCAAGAGGCTGAAGCTAAGGCCGAGGAGAAAGCCGAGCCCGCTACCATGGCCGAGCTCATGGAGGAAGCTCTCGATGAACTGCCTCGTTTCCGAAGAGGAGACTTCGTGCGAGGCACCATCATCAGCAAGGGGCCGGACGAGATCCTGATCGATATTGGGGCCAAGTCGGAAGGTGTGGTAGCCGGGCGCGAGCTGGAGCGGATGGGGCAGGCGGCAGTGGACGCCCTCAAAGAGGGCGATGAGGTGCTGGCCTGTGTGCTTCGCCCGGCCGACCGCGAGGGAAGGGTGCTTCTCTCCCTCACCAGGGCCCAGCTCGAGAAGGATTGGCGCAAGGTGGAGCAGCTCCACCAGGCGGGAGAGCCCATCGAGCGGACAGTATCGGGCAGCAACAAGGGTGGTGTGATCGTCCGTCTGGGGCGAGTGCGTGGCTTCGTACCCGCTTCACAGCTGAGCCGTGAGCACCGCGCCATGGCGCCGGCTCGAAGCGAAGAAGGGGAAGAGGCTGACGGTGAGGACCGCTGGTCGTACCTGATTGGCGAGAAGCTCCTGCTCAAGGTGGTCGAGGTGGACCGCCGGCGCAACCGGCTGATCCTCTCCGAAAGGGCAGCAGGCCGAGAGTGGCGCCGGCAGCGGAAGGAGGAGCTCATAGAGGAACTGCGGCCGGGTCAGGTGGTGGAAGGCCGGGTCAGTACACTCTGCTCTTTCGGTGCGTTCGTAGACTTGGGTGGCGCCGATGGGCTGGTTCACCTCTCCGAGCTCGCCTGGCAGCACGTGAAGCACCCCAGTGAAGTGCTGCAGGTCGGGCAGCAGGTGAAGGTGCAGGTCCTCAGTGTAGACAAGGAGAGGAGCCGCATCGGGCTGAGCATCAAGAGGCTTCAGCCCGAGCCCTGGGAGACGGTGGGCGATCGTTACAGTACCGGGCAGCTGGTGGAGGGCACCGTTACCAAGCTGACCGACTTTGGAGCCTTCGCCCAGTTGGAGGATGGCATCGAGGGTCTCATACACGTATCGGAGTTGTCTGACCGTCGGGTGAGCCATCCGAACGAGGTGGTTCAGGAGGGTGACAAAGTCACACTCAGGATCATCAGAGTAGAGCCAGAACGGCGGCGCATAGGACTCAGCTTGAAGCGGGTCACGGATCCCGACTACCTGGGTATGGACTGGCAGTTCGCCGAGGAACTCGAGGACTGGGACGTAGATCTGGACGGAGATAGCTGA